In one Culex quinquefasciatus strain JHB chromosome 2, VPISU_Cqui_1.0_pri_paternal, whole genome shotgun sequence genomic region, the following are encoded:
- the LOC119766556 gene encoding probable cytochrome P450 6a14 yields MSTLIVALLILLASAILYVKHKFTYWSRRNVPFPEPNFPYGNFKELWKSSAATFSSKIYAQMAHSGRFFGLYFFLEPILVVTDLDLIKAIMIKDFAHFPDRGQYCNARDDPVSAHLFNIEGQAWRSLRAKLTPTFTSGKLKSMFPTLKAVGDNLARCLEVVVGEGSDVELKDCMARFTTDVIGSCAFGIECNSLEDPGSRFRSFGQQIFDRPRHSTAFRLMLKTFPGVGRFLRVKLLRTEATSFFYKTVQDTVGYRKANSVERNDFLNLLLELEKKGVDLSMNEIAAQSFLFFATGFETSSSTQTFCLYELTLRPEIQDKARKCVVEALEKHGGLTYEAVCDMVYLDQCINETLRKYPTLPILERQTFKDYQIPDSDVIIQKGVRIQIPVYAIQRDERYYPNPDRFDPDRFNSEQSANRHISAFLPFGEGPRICIGQRFGMLQSRVGIATVLSKFRVSSCAKSQVPLQISSKSAVLQPRQGVWLRVEPL; encoded by the exons ATGTCGACTCTGATCGTTGCACTGCTGATCCTCCTAGCTTCAGCAATCCTCTACGTAAAACACAAATTTACCTACTGGTCCCGCCGGAATGTCCCCTTTCCGGAGCCTAACTTCCCGTACGGAAATTTCAAGGAGCTCTGGAAGTCATCGGCCGCCACATTCTCCTCCAAAATTTACGCCCAAATGGCGCACTCCGGACGCTTCTTCGGGCTGTACTTCTTCCTGGAGCCGATCCTGGTCGTGACCGATCTGGACCTGATCAAAGCGATCATGATCAAGGACTTTGCGCACTTTCCGGACCGTGGCCAGTACTGTAACGCGCGGGATGACCCCGTCAGCGCGCACCTGTTCAACATCGAAGGACAGGCGTGGAGATCGTTGCGCGCCAAGTTGACCCCGACGTTCACCTCGGGCAAGCTGAAGTCGATGTTCCCGACGCTTAAAGCTGTGGGGGATAACTTGGCGCGGTGTTTGGAGGTGGTCGTTGGTGAGGGTAGCGATGTTGAGCTGAAGGATTGTATGGCGCGGTTTACGACCGATGTGATCGGGAGCTGCGCCTTTGGGATTGAGTGCAACAGCTTGGAAGATCCCGGCAGTCGCTTCCGGAGCTTTGGACAGCAGATCTTCGATCGGCCGAGACATTCAACGGCGTTTAGGTTGATGCTGAAGACGTTTCCTGGAGTGGGACGATTTTTGAGGGTTAAGCTGCTGCGCACAGAGGCGACCTCATTCTTCTACAAAACGGTTCAGGACACGGTTGGGTACAGGAAGGCGAACAGCGTTGAGAGGAATGACTTCTTGAACTTGCTGCTTGAGCTGGAGAAGAAGGGAGTGGATCTCTCGATGAACGAGATCGCGGCGCAGTCCTTTCTGTTTTTCGCTACCGGATTCGAGACTTCGTCTTCCACGCAGACCTTCTGCTTGTACGAGCTTACGTTGCGTCCGGAAATTCAGGACAAGGCTCGGAAGTGTGTGGTGGAGGCGCTCGAGAAGCACGGCGGATTGACTTACGAAGCCGTTTGCGATATGGTTTATTTGGATCAGTGTATAAATG AAACCCTGCGAAAGTACCCGACGCTACCGATTCTAGAACGACAGACCTTCAAGGACTACCAAATCCCAGACTCGGACGTGATCATCCAGAAAGGAGTACGCATCCAGATCCCCGTGTACGCAATCCAGCGCGACGAACGGTACTACCCGAACCCAGACCGCTTCGACCCGGACCGCTTCAACTCGGAACAATCCGCCAATCGTCACATCAGCGCATTCCTCCCGTTCGGCGAAGGTCCCCGCATTTGCATCGGTCAGCGCTTCGGAATGCTGCAATCTCGCGTCGGAATCGCTACCGTTTTGAGCAAGTTCAGGGTTAGCTCCTGCGCCAAGTCCCAGGTCCCGTTGCAGATATCAAGCAAATCTGCGGTTCTACAGCCGCGGCAGGGAGTTTGGTTGCGCGTTGAGCCGCTCTAA
- the LOC6034501 gene encoding probable cytochrome P450 6a13 produces the protein MAALVVALLITVLTLAIWFVKRKYSYWSRQNVPHVEPSIPYGNFKELGQVSIFELSSRFYNQMKTSGRYFGLYFFLEPILVVTDLDLIKTIMIKDFAHFPDRGQYYNARDDPLSAHLFNIEGNAWRSLRARLTPTFTSGKMKMMFPTLKVVADRFAEYLTRSVESGDADMEVKDCFQRFTIDVIGSCAFGIECNSFSDPDSRFRKVGNQIFSNPRNSTAVRLFLKTFPELGRMLRIKSLNSEATEFFYKTVQDTVGYRKANGVERNDFLNLLLELEKKGVDLSMDEIAAQAFLFFIGGFETSSSTQTFCMYELSLHPDIQEKARQCVLEGIRKHGGLTYEAVSDMPYLDQCINETLRKYPTLPILERKTFKDYQIPDSNVVIQKGTRIQIPVYALQRDERYHPEPDRFDPDRFTADEFANRHVSTFLPFGEGPRVCIGQRLGMMQSRVGLATVLSNFRVSTCAKSQVPLQISSKSAVLQPQQGVWVRVEPLKKDR, from the exons ATGGCTGCACTGGTAGTGGCTCTATTGATCACGGTTTTAACCTTGGCGATTTGGTTCGTGAAGCGAAAGTACTCGTACTGGTCGCGACAGAATGTACCTCACGTGGAGCCGAGCATCCCCTACGGCAACTTCAAGGAACTTGGACAAGTGTCGATCTTCGAGCTGTCTTCGCGGTTCTACAACCAGATGAAGACTTCCGGACGGTACTTTGGTCTGTACTTCTTCCTGGAGCCGATCCTGGTCGTCACCGATTTGGACCTGATCAAAACGATCATGATCAAGGACTTTGCGCACTTTCCGGACCGTGGCCAGTACTACAACGCGCGCGATGACCCGTTGAGTGCGCACCTGTTCAACATCGAGGGTAACGCGTGGCGATCGCTGCGAGCTCGACTGACGCCGACGTTCACCTCCGGCAAGATGAAGATGATGTTCCCGACGCTGAAGGTCGTGGCGGACCGGTTTGCGGAGTACTTGACGCGGTCGGTTGAGAGTGGGGATGCGGATATGGAGGTGAAGGACTGTTTTCAGCGGTTCACGATCGACGTGATTGGGAGTTGCGCGTTTGGGATCGAGTGCAACAGTTTCAGCGATCCGGACAGTCGCTTCCGGAAGGTCGGTAATCAGATATTCAGCAATCCGAGGAATTCGACTGCGGTGAGGTTGTTTTTGAAAACGTTTCCCGAGCTTGGCCGGATGCTGCGGATCAAGAGTTTGAACAGTGAAGCGACGGAGTTTTTCTACAAGACGGTTCAGGACACGGTTGGGTACCGGAAGGCGAACGGTGTTGAGAGGAATGACTTCTTGAACTTGCTGCTTGAGCTGGAGAAGAAGGGAGTGGATCTTTCGATGGACGAGATTGCGGCGCAGGCGTTCCTGTTTTTCATTGGTGGGTTCGAGACTTCGTCGTCGACGCAGACCTTCTGTATGTACGAACTGTCGTTGCATCCGGACATTCAGGAAAAGGCTCGACAGTGCGTGCTGGAGGGGATTCGGAAGCATGGTGGATTGACGTACGAGGCCGTTTCCGATATGCCGTATTTGGATCAGTGTATCAACG aAACCCTTCGGAAATATCCCACCCTTCCAATTTTGGAGCGAAAGACCTTCAAAGACTACCAGATTCCCGATTCAAACGTGGTGATCCAAAAAGGAACCCGAATCCAGATCCCGGTGTACGCACTTCAGCGAGATGAACGATACCACCCGGAACCGGACCGCTTCGATCCGGATCGTTTCACCGCGGACGAGTTCGCCAATCGTCACGTCAGCACTTTCCTGCCATTCGGAGAAGGTCCCCGCGTCTGCATCGGACAGCGCCTTGGAATGATGCAATCACGCGTTGGCTTGGCTACCGTTTTGAGTAATTTCAGAGTCAGTACCTGCGCCAAATCTCAAGTTCCGTTGCAGATTTCAAGCAAATCTGCGGTGCTACAACCTCAGCAGGGGGTTTGGGTGCGTGTTGAACCACTAAAGAAAGATCGTTGA